The DNA segment GGCGTTATCCGCGGATTTAGCCGCGCACCGCCGCCGAAATTTCTTTGGGCAGATCCTGCAGTACCATACCGCAAACAGCACCAAATATATGTCATTGTGGATTACAGAAAAAAAAAGGCCCTAGTGATTCACAAAGGGCCTTTACGTACTAATTTTTTATAATCCTCGAGTAGGGCAATATATTTTTCCATCCAATAGTAAACGGAATCCGGTGGACTGAAGCGATGTTCAGCACCTAAAACCATCAAATCATCTTTAGGCATAAACTGTCTGAATTCATCCTCAAAATCATTCGAAAAATCGTAATCTATCACTTTCCCTATCTCACAAATTACGTCAGCATGTAATTTTTTTTGCCTGAACCAATTGTACAAGGTCCTCCTGTTTACATGTAAGCGCCTCGATAATTCACTAATGTTCACATTCTTGCGCCGAACGGCAAGTTCAACGATTTCACCAGCATTAAGTTCCATAGTCTTTGTAATTATTACATCATAAAACAATTTTTAGGTTAAACAATTGGGATGCGTTTAAACAAAAAAAGGAAGAAGCAATTCTGGAGGGTTTGAGCGCAGAGATAAATCTAGTTGGAGCGGCTGTAATAGTTCAATATCAGTTTCAACAAAATAATACATATTTCAGTATAAATTTGCAGAATCTTACAATCAAATATATCTTAAAAAAAAGTATTGTAAGAACCTACTGATGGTCAAAAATCTATTATTCATGTTCAAATCCTCAATAAGTGGTTACAAAAAGGATCATCCCTCCCACTTCCCCCACATCATCATACCAGGGATTCACCGTGCTTTTCAATAAAGTTCCATCAATATAAAAATCATAATCTCCTGCCAGCGTATCTATTTCTCCTTTTAAAACCCTTCGTTTTAAAAGGTCCAGATCTGTACCCTTTCCTGGAAAAAGGTCAAAGAAGTTTTTACCAATCAAATCAACATCAGGTAAACTACAGACACTGAGTAATTGTTTCGAAACCAATAAATAATTCATGTTTTTATCTAACATCGCCACCGGTAAAGGAAATTGAGAGATCAGGATATGGTTTCTTTCGGTCAGGTCATCATTCGCTTTTTCATGATTGTTTTTCTCCTCCTTATTGCGCAAATACCGGTTGTAACACAAAGTATAATTGGCGGGGTTGGAGAAGCCCAGCATAAATGCCATTTGTTTCTTACTGCAACCTGTGCTGCGAATATATTCTTCTGCAAATTCCATCTGTAATCTTCTGAAATAGAGGTATGGGCTCGTCTGGAACGTACTTTTAAAATCACGCATCAATTTAGAAATAGAAATATGATACAGTGCCGCCAGATTTTCTACAGCAGGGAATCCGGAAAGGATCACCGTACCAAGATACTCGGCGATTTGATTACTTTGATTATTACTCCCCATGATGTTCAGATGTTATTTTTTTCAGCACACGATTTGACATGAACAAAACTTATTCAGACGCTGCTCATGAATAAAAAACGTAGCGCTTAGACTCCAACATCAAAATCATGAGCTACAATCGCAGGGCGAAGGTATTCCTCCCTGATATAAGTATGCTTACCGTTAAGGCTGCGACCTGAGAATTCCCCCAACGATAGCCGCAGCCTGATTCCAAAAGCCCCCAGACCTCCAGAATACTCCTTAAAAAACGCCCCCATTTTTTATTTTATATTTATATATTTTTCATACACTATTTCAAATCCAGCTATGTTTTTTGACAACATCCAGGAATAATCAAATCTTAAGATAACAAAAAAATTACAAAACGATCAAATATCTGGTTCCACACGCACATTCATCAAAGTACTTTCCACCTCTTTCAACACTTCCATACCCTGATAATCTGCATTACTACTCACATACTCAGGGATAATTTCCTGCATTTTCCAAACCGTCTGCTGGTTATCATTCAATTGGCTCAGCGCCAGCAGCTCGTTGATTTTTCTCTCTATATATTCATAAGGATAATCAATCACCGTTGATATCTTTATTTTTTCATGGTAAGTGGGGATCACTTTCTCTGTTTTATTCAACAGTTCCTCATACAATTTTTCCCCCGCCCTCAGTCCCACAAAACAAATTTTTATATCGGTATACGGCAAAAACCCAGCTAACTTTATCATATTTATTGCCAGATTCAGAATTTTAACCGGTTCACCCATATCGAAAATATAGATCTCCCCACCATTCCCCATAACAGAAGCTTCTAAAACCAATTGTACTGCTTCGGGAATGGTCATAAAATACCTGGTCACCTCAGGATCAGTAACCGTCACCGGCCCCCCCATTTCAATTTGAGCCCTAAATCGTGGAACAACTGACCCATTTGACCCCAGTACATTCCCAAACCGGGTCGTAATAAACCGCGTTTGATGCAAACGTTCTTCCTGGTAATTCTGGAGCGACTGAATGTACATTTCTGCAATTCTTTTGGATGCACCCATGACATTCGTTGGCTTCACGGCTTTATCCGTAGAAATCATAATGAACTTTTCAACCTGATACTCAACAGCCAGATCTGCCAGGTTTTTTGTCCCCAAAACATTGGTCAAAATCGCCTCTGAAGGGTTATGTTCCATCATTGGGACGTGTTTTAGTGCAGCAGCATGAAAGATAACCTCCGGCCTGCAGGTCTCAAACATATGTTTCAGCCGGCCGTAATTCTGAATGTTGATGATCATAAATTTACAGGAACTACCGGGAAAACGATCCTCAATTTCCAGCTGCATTTCATGAAGCGGGCTCTCTGCCTGGTCACATAAAATCAGCTGTTCGGGATGACATTTCAGGATCTGCCGTATAATTTCAGATCCAATGGAACCGGCGGCCCCGGTCACGAGCACTCTTTTACCACAAAGCCCGGCAATTACATTTGCACCATCCATATGAATGGGTTCACGCTGCAGCAAATCCTCGATCTTCAAATCCGGAAGCTGACTGAGCTTTAATTTCCCTTTTAACCAGTGGTTAGAGGCGGGAACAGAAATCACCCTTATCCCACATTCCATACATTTTTCTATCGCCAGTTTCCGCCCTTCTATGTCTTTACAATCCTCCATCACAATCATTTTCTCTACCCCGTACTTTTTCTTCAGTTCAGGAATCCTCCAGGAACCATAGACCTTTTTTTGCTCCAGATGTTTGTGGATCAGGTCCGCATGGTCAGCCACAAAGCCCAGCACTTCAAAATTCTTTTCTGAAGCCGCATCAAGCCCCTGTTTAATGAGCAGAGAAGAACGGTCTACCCCATATATCAACAAGACTTCTTTAGCCACAATCCGCAGGTCTTTGAGGTAATGAAAAAGTTGTTTTACGCTGATCCTAAGCGCAATCAGAACCGAGGCAGAAATGAAAAAGTTAATGACCAGCGTGGAAAGAAACCGCTGACTGTCAAAATCAAAATACGGCTTTAAAACTAGATAACTGACCAGTATAAAAAAAATACTGGTTAACAGTACGGCCTTAAATACACGGAAAATATCTTCTACACTGGAATACCTGATGATCCCGGTATGAATTCTCATCATGACAAATGCCAGCACAGAAATGAGGTGATATAAGCACAGGTAGCGCAATTCATGGTGGTCAAATACATCCCTATAATTTCCCTTTTCCAGAATGACCAGAGACAGCACAAAGGAAACACTTACGATGACCTGATCAATTAATAAAATAATCCACCTGGAGTATACTTTTTCGCAAAATAGAATCTTTTTCATCGGTACATATTTAGTGTTAAACAGCCCTATACCTTATGCGCCTGCAAGCGGTATAGCGGAAAAAAATCAACTTCGGTTTGAGGCTCAATCTCCTGCTGAAGTATCAATGCGGTGTAAGCCTCCTGGTCGGCCACAAAACGCCAGGTTTGGTAGTCAAATGTCAGGCTGGAAAAATTGGTCTTCCACAGAAATAAAGAATCTTCTTTAAACCCGAGTCCGCCGCCTAAATTATAATATCTTGCCCCCAGCTTCCGGCCGAGAATGGTGATCTCTTCTGTTAACAGTTTTGCCGGAGAATCGGCGAGATAAGCAGCTCTTGTGCCTAATAAATGTGCCTGCATGATTCCGTTTGTCAAGACTATAACGGCACCGCAGACCGGATAATCATCCTTATCATACACAAAGATCAGCCGGGCATCAAATTCATCTGTATGAAGCAAGAGTTTGAAATAGGCTTCATCAAAATAATACGTTTCTGAAGCATCTACCCGAAGCATATTTAAGGTGTATATCGAGACGAAATTTCGGATGTCTTCGTCGGTATTGGCCTCCTTTACATAATATCCCTTTTCCCTTAGTTTCCTGATCTTCCTCATTACTCCTCCATGATAGTTCTGCTGCTGTACTTCCAAAGAAAGACTGAGGTCAAACACCACCACCTTTCCATTGTCGGCCAGGCCTCCAAAACATTCCACCAATGCCGACTGGTCAAGAAAAGGATTTAACCTTGAAAAGACGGTTACGACCTGTTCCTCCTTTAGAAAATCCAAAAAAGAACGCTTAAAACCTGCGATAAATTCAGCAGTTAAATTCTTAAAATCCCGGTTCGAAATCGGACCGCAATACCCATAAACAGAACTCATATCATGGTATGCAGCATCCGGTATATTTCTTTTTATCAACGGAATGCCTATAAAATCAGCCCCCTCTTCATAGACGAACAGGACTGCCTTTCCGGCACTGTTGTCCAATGAATGATACGTCCAGGAATGGTAGAAATCATATTTTAAAGCCTGCTTAACCAAACTTTTCCATTTCGCTTCCTCCGCCAGAGTAATGGTATAAGAGCTCCCCTCCGCTGCCGGCTTATCCTCATTTCTGTGCAATTCCATCCGGATAAACCCCTCTTCATGCCCAGTCTCTTTAAAACCCAGTTTCTTGTAAATGGCAACTGCGCCGGAGTTTTCCGGGTTTACATCCAGCAGGATCTTATCCAGATGAAGGGTATTAAAGCCATAGTCAAGGATCAATGACGTCGCCTGACTGCCAATTCCCTTTCCCCAGCAGTCCATTTCCGCAATAAAAAGGTGAAATTCGGCCACTCCATCTGCGATATTGATCAGCTGAACATTGCCAATATACCTTTCTGTGTCAGTCAGGCAAATCGCAAATCTTTTCTGATCCTCCCGCAGCAGGATCTCACTTAACCATTTGGTCTCCATCTCCGCAGTAATTGGAGCGCTGGGCCTGAAAGGAGTAAATTT comes from the Pedobacter sp. FW305-3-2-15-E-R2A2 genome and includes:
- a CDS encoding helix-turn-helix domain-containing protein, encoding MGSNNQSNQIAEYLGTVILSGFPAVENLAALYHISISKLMRDFKSTFQTSPYLYFRRLQMEFAEEYIRSTGCSKKQMAFMLGFSNPANYTLCYNRYLRNKEEKNNHEKANDDLTERNHILISQFPLPVAMLDKNMNYLLVSKQLLSVCSLPDVDLIGKNFFDLFPGKGTDLDLLKRRVLKGEIDTLAGDYDFYIDGTLLKSTVNPWYDDVGEVGGMILFVTTY
- a CDS encoding nucleoside-diphosphate sugar epimerase/dehydratase; its protein translation is MKKILFCEKVYSRWIILLIDQVIVSVSFVLSLVILEKGNYRDVFDHHELRYLCLYHLISVLAFVMMRIHTGIIRYSSVEDIFRVFKAVLLTSIFFILVSYLVLKPYFDFDSQRFLSTLVINFFISASVLIALRISVKQLFHYLKDLRIVAKEVLLIYGVDRSSLLIKQGLDAASEKNFEVLGFVADHADLIHKHLEQKKVYGSWRIPELKKKYGVEKMIVMEDCKDIEGRKLAIEKCMECGIRVISVPASNHWLKGKLKLSQLPDLKIEDLLQREPIHMDGANVIAGLCGKRVLVTGAAGSIGSEIIRQILKCHPEQLILCDQAESPLHEMQLEIEDRFPGSSCKFMIINIQNYGRLKHMFETCRPEVIFHAAALKHVPMMEHNPSEAILTNVLGTKNLADLAVEYQVEKFIMISTDKAVKPTNVMGASKRIAEMYIQSLQNYQEERLHQTRFITTRFGNVLGSNGSVVPRFRAQIEMGGPVTVTDPEVTRYFMTIPEAVQLVLEASVMGNGGEIYIFDMGEPVKILNLAINMIKLAGFLPYTDIKICFVGLRAGEKLYEELLNKTEKVIPTYHEKIKISTVIDYPYEYIERKINELLALSQLNDNQQTVWKMQEIIPEYVSSNADYQGMEVLKEVESTLMNVRVEPDI
- a CDS encoding GNAT family N-acetyltransferase; this encodes MKAPVFLRPLVIADAMTSFQWRNNPEVWKFTPFRPSAPITAEMETKWLSEILLREDQKRFAICLTDTERYIGNVQLINIADGVAEFHLFIAEMDCWGKGIGSQATSLILDYGFNTLHLDKILLDVNPENSGAVAIYKKLGFKETGHEEGFIRMELHRNEDKPAAEGSSYTITLAEEAKWKSLVKQALKYDFYHSWTYHSLDNSAGKAVLFVYEEGADFIGIPLIKRNIPDAAYHDMSSVYGYCGPISNRDFKNLTAEFIAGFKRSFLDFLKEEQVVTVFSRLNPFLDQSALVECFGGLADNGKVVVFDLSLSLEVQQQNYHGGVMRKIRKLREKGYYVKEANTDEDIRNFVSIYTLNMLRVDASETYYFDEAYFKLLLHTDEFDARLIFVYDKDDYPVCGAVIVLTNGIMQAHLLGTRAAYLADSPAKLLTEEITILGRKLGARYYNLGGGLGFKEDSLFLWKTNFSSLTFDYQTWRFVADQEAYTALILQQEIEPQTEVDFFPLYRLQAHKV